Proteins encoded in a region of the Streptomyces akebiae genome:
- a CDS encoding carbohydrate ABC transporter permease, with translation MSSDTTTKIPEAAAAPPPGAATPKRRVPQGHQRLLTRRDRIALGLMAGLPTILHVALVWVTALASIALAFTTWDGIGFDSIQWVGLRNFEELFEQNPQFWPAVEHNVIWFVVLIALPTPLGLFLAVQLDKNIRFSRVYQTAFFLPVVLSMAVIGFVWQLVYNPDTGLINSIIGANEPGRYIDWIGDPDLNLWAILIAASWRHTGYMMILYLAGLKGVDPSLREASALDGANEWQTFKNVIFPTLRPTNTVVLVVTIIEALRAFDLVYVFNKGAEGTELLSILVTNNIIGESSRIGYGSAIAVVLLVISLAVIIPYLVATFRKERRA, from the coding sequence ATGAGCTCCGACACGACCACGAAGATCCCGGAGGCGGCCGCGGCGCCGCCTCCGGGCGCCGCGACGCCGAAGAGGCGGGTTCCGCAGGGCCACCAGCGCCTGCTGACCCGCCGCGACCGGATCGCGCTCGGCCTGATGGCCGGCCTGCCGACGATCCTGCACGTGGCACTGGTCTGGGTCACCGCCCTGGCCTCCATCGCCCTCGCCTTCACCACCTGGGACGGCATCGGCTTCGACTCGATCCAGTGGGTCGGACTCCGGAACTTCGAGGAACTCTTCGAGCAGAACCCGCAGTTCTGGCCCGCCGTCGAGCACAACGTCATCTGGTTCGTCGTCCTGATCGCGCTCCCCACGCCGCTCGGCCTGTTCCTCGCCGTGCAGCTGGACAAGAACATCCGGTTCAGCCGGGTCTACCAGACGGCGTTCTTCCTGCCGGTCGTGCTGTCGATGGCAGTCATCGGGTTCGTCTGGCAGCTGGTCTACAACCCGGACACGGGCCTGATCAACAGCATCATCGGCGCCAACGAGCCCGGCCGCTACATCGACTGGATCGGCGACCCGGACCTCAACCTCTGGGCCATCCTCATCGCCGCCTCCTGGCGCCACACCGGCTACATGATGATCCTCTACCTGGCCGGCCTGAAGGGCGTCGACCCCTCCCTGCGCGAGGCCTCCGCCCTGGACGGCGCCAACGAGTGGCAGACGTTCAAGAACGTCATCTTCCCGACCCTGCGGCCGACCAACACCGTCGTGCTGGTCGTCACCATCATCGAGGCCCTGCGCGCCTTCGACCTCGTCTACGTCTTCAACAAGGGCGCCGAGGGCACCGAACTGCTCTCCATCCTCGTCACCAACAACATCATCGGAGAGTCCAGCCGGATCGGCTACGGATCGGCCATCGCCGTCGTCCTCCTGGTCATCTCCCTCGCCGTGATCATCCCCTACCTGGTGGCCACCTTCCGGAAGGAGCGGCGCGCATGA
- a CDS encoding ABC transporter substrate-binding protein — MHHSSLGRPMPGTSRRTVLRGLGGTALLGAGIPLLSACADSSESSGTKTVTVGSNASDAVPKKGYADVYAAFTKQSGIAVDINTKDHNTFQEQINTYLQGTPDDVFQWFAGYRMQFFAAKGLASPIDDVWKTIGGNFPSAMHDLSKGQDGKYYLVPLTTSPWAVFYRKSVFQQYGYEVPTTWDAYLALCKRMKKDGLVPIAYGDKDAWPAMGSFDQINFRLNGYDFHVELMAGRASWTDAKVRKVFDTWAETLPYHQEGAVGRTWQDAAQTLVAKKAGMYMLGMFVAQQFTDKADLDDLDFFAFPEIDPAYGQDTVEAPTDGIMLSKKPKNHAGSVKLLEFLGTPQAEEIYLKADPSLIAASTKADTSGYSALQKKGYDMIAQAKHLTQFMDRDSRPDFTSTVMQPALQKFIRDPKGIDSLLSSIERQKKTIFASG, encoded by the coding sequence ATGCACCATTCATCCCTTGGTCGGCCCATGCCTGGCACCAGCCGCCGCACCGTGCTCCGCGGGCTTGGCGGAACCGCGCTACTGGGGGCCGGCATCCCCCTGCTGAGTGCCTGCGCCGACAGTTCCGAGTCGTCGGGCACCAAGACGGTCACCGTGGGCTCCAACGCGTCCGACGCCGTCCCGAAGAAGGGGTACGCCGACGTCTACGCGGCCTTCACGAAGCAGTCCGGGATCGCCGTCGACATCAACACCAAGGACCACAACACCTTCCAGGAGCAGATCAACACCTATCTGCAAGGCACCCCGGACGACGTGTTCCAGTGGTTCGCCGGCTATCGGATGCAGTTCTTCGCGGCCAAGGGGCTCGCCTCCCCGATCGACGACGTGTGGAAGACGATCGGCGGTAACTTCCCTTCGGCGATGCACGACCTGAGCAAGGGGCAGGACGGCAAGTACTACCTGGTACCCCTCACCACGTCCCCGTGGGCGGTCTTCTACCGCAAGAGTGTCTTCCAGCAGTACGGCTACGAGGTCCCCACCACGTGGGACGCGTACCTCGCCCTGTGCAAGCGGATGAAGAAGGACGGCCTCGTCCCGATCGCGTACGGCGACAAGGACGCCTGGCCGGCGATGGGCTCCTTCGACCAGATCAACTTCCGCCTCAACGGCTACGACTTCCATGTCGAGCTGATGGCGGGCAGGGCCTCGTGGACCGACGCGAAGGTCCGCAAGGTCTTCGACACCTGGGCCGAGACCCTCCCCTACCACCAGGAGGGCGCGGTCGGCCGTACCTGGCAGGACGCGGCCCAGACTCTGGTGGCGAAGAAGGCCGGCATGTATATGCTCGGCATGTTCGTGGCCCAGCAGTTCACCGACAAGGCGGACCTGGACGACCTCGACTTCTTCGCCTTCCCCGAGATAGACCCGGCCTACGGCCAGGACACCGTGGAGGCACCGACCGACGGCATCATGCTCAGCAAGAAGCCCAAGAACCACGCCGGTTCCGTCAAGCTGCTCGAATTCCTGGGCACGCCACAGGCCGAGGAGATCTACCTCAAGGCCGACCCGAGCCTTATCGCCGCCTCCACGAAAGCCGACACCTCCGGCTACAGCGCCCTTCAGAAGAAGGGCTACGACATGATCGCGCAGGCGAAGCACCTCACCCAGTTCATGGACCGGGACAGTCGGCCCGACTTCACCTCCACGGTGATGCAGCCCGCACTCCAGAAGTTCATCCGCGACCCCAAGGGCATCGACAGCCTGCTGTCCTCGATCGAGCGCCAGAAGAAGACGATCTTCGCGTCCGGCTGA
- a CDS encoding LacI family DNA-binding transcriptional regulator, whose translation MTAGVERGVGSSAPRSEDVARLAGVSRKTVSRVLNDEPYVSEESRRRVLAAAEELGYRLNHAARALASGRTRSIGVVALATAGYGTASLLVGIEQAVRDAGYALRVVNTPDGDPRSIAGALESLLEQGVDGIVVSVPIVEGEVPLGVDVPVLFVGAPPAFTATRTLTVGVGAHQLARAATEHLLDLGHSTVHHLAGPRRWYATKDRIEGWQAALADRGAHEPPVLNGDWSAASGYAAGLGLASDRSVTAVFAAGDEMAIGLIHGLRENGRRVPEDVSVVGFDGNPVFAYVSPPLTTVRQPFEAASHHGIQLLVHAMEKPDTELPPTIDPPVELIVRGSTAPPPSP comes from the coding sequence ATGACAGCAGGGGTGGAGCGGGGTGTCGGCTCCTCCGCGCCGCGTAGTGAGGACGTGGCCAGGCTGGCCGGTGTCTCGCGCAAGACGGTCTCCCGGGTCCTCAACGACGAACCGTATGTCTCCGAGGAGTCCCGCCGGCGTGTCCTGGCGGCCGCCGAGGAACTCGGCTACCGGCTGAACCACGCGGCCAGGGCACTGGCCTCCGGCCGTACCCGGTCCATCGGTGTGGTCGCCCTGGCAACAGCCGGGTACGGAACCGCCTCCCTGCTGGTGGGCATCGAACAGGCCGTACGGGACGCCGGTTACGCGCTGCGCGTGGTCAACACCCCCGACGGCGACCCGCGCAGCATCGCCGGCGCGCTGGAGTCACTCCTGGAGCAGGGAGTCGACGGCATCGTCGTCTCCGTACCCATCGTCGAAGGAGAGGTCCCGCTCGGTGTCGACGTACCGGTCCTCTTCGTCGGAGCGCCACCCGCCTTCACCGCCACCCGGACACTGACCGTCGGCGTGGGCGCCCATCAGCTGGCCCGTGCGGCCACCGAACACCTGCTGGACCTGGGACATTCGACCGTCCATCACCTCGCCGGACCGCGCCGGTGGTACGCCACCAAGGACCGCATCGAGGGATGGCAGGCGGCGCTGGCGGATCGGGGCGCGCACGAACCGCCCGTGCTGAACGGCGACTGGTCGGCTGCCTCCGGGTACGCCGCGGGCCTCGGCCTGGCCTCGGACCGATCGGTCACCGCGGTGTTCGCCGCGGGCGACGAGATGGCCATCGGACTCATCCACGGTCTGCGGGAAAACGGCCGCCGTGTGCCGGAGGACGTCAGCGTGGTCGGCTTCGACGGCAACCCCGTCTTCGCCTACGTCTCACCGCCCCTGACCACCGTCCGCCAGCCCTTCGAAGCCGCGTCGCACCATGGGATCCAGCTTCTTGTGCACGCCATGGAAAAGCCCGACACCGAACTGCCGCCGACGATCGACCCACCCGTCGAACTGATCGTCCGCGGTTCCACCGCACCCCCGCCCTCCCCCTGA
- a CDS encoding RICIN domain-containing protein encodes MSPAQTGARPGAAPRSRPVFFLSLAFVLLVAAVAMVMPAGRADALARPSQTMYTPPSGAPSPGSLYPRAMRMQHNGSANGTLLATFEQYTSGTPVFPIYRSTNNGSSWTKISEVADTQNGWGMRWQPELYELPTAVGGFPAGTILAAGASVPADRSAIKIDVYASTDRGQTWSFVSNIATGGQAFDQNGNGNTPVWEPFFLHANGKLIVYYSDQRDPDHGQKLVHQVTTDLRNWGPVVDDVAMPTYSQRPGMATVAKLPNGNYVMTYEYGGSPSGNFAVYYKISADPEAFDSVTGIPLRSTDGAVPTSTPYITWLPTGGPNGTLVVGAYSTSDLFLNTQNGAANTWTRIRSNVANGYSRGMVPLSDGHSLLVLSGGNGGGNLSNPVTYSTIDLGGGISDGATYTMSNAGSSLMLSIAGGSTTNGTNATQQNADNATDQQWRFVQQSSGYFKIFNVASGKVLGVENQSTANGAKILQWDDNGTLDHEWAVAPHQAGGYTITNRVTGKHLEIPSASTAVGTAAVQWSGTSCACQRWNLTQTALPPLGTGQYVLVNKNSGRYLDIPQGSTATDTAAQQWQNSACLCQLFTFQSAGGGAWTIRNANSNLNLDIRNGSTTAGAAVVQNTPSAANSQKWTLTDAGNGYYALKNVGSGFNAAVAQSSTSNGAAVVQWNALDLDDQLWKIVRIN; translated from the coding sequence ATGTCCCCTGCGCAGACAGGCGCCAGACCTGGCGCCGCTCCGCGTTCCCGTCCCGTCTTCTTCCTGTCCCTGGCTTTCGTCCTGCTCGTCGCGGCGGTGGCCATGGTCATGCCCGCCGGCCGCGCGGATGCCCTGGCCCGCCCCTCGCAGACGATGTACACCCCGCCGTCCGGTGCGCCCTCGCCCGGGTCGCTCTACCCGCGGGCCATGCGGATGCAGCACAACGGCTCCGCCAACGGCACCCTCCTCGCGACGTTCGAGCAGTACACCTCCGGCACGCCGGTCTTCCCCATCTACCGCAGTACGAACAACGGCAGCTCCTGGACGAAGATCTCCGAGGTCGCCGACACCCAGAACGGCTGGGGCATGCGCTGGCAGCCCGAGCTCTACGAGCTGCCCACGGCGGTGGGCGGCTTCCCCGCGGGAACCATCCTCGCCGCCGGGGCTTCCGTACCCGCCGACCGCTCGGCCATCAAGATCGATGTCTATGCCAGCACCGACCGCGGACAGACCTGGAGCTTCGTCAGCAACATCGCCACCGGCGGCCAGGCATTCGACCAGAACGGCAATGGCAACACTCCCGTGTGGGAGCCGTTCTTCCTCCACGCCAACGGCAAGCTGATCGTCTACTACTCCGACCAGCGCGACCCCGACCACGGCCAGAAGCTCGTCCACCAGGTCACCACGGACCTCCGCAACTGGGGCCCGGTCGTGGACGACGTGGCGATGCCCACCTACAGCCAGCGCCCGGGCATGGCCACCGTCGCGAAACTGCCCAACGGCAACTACGTCATGACGTACGAGTACGGCGGCTCGCCCTCGGGCAACTTCGCCGTCTACTACAAGATCTCCGCCGACCCGGAGGCCTTCGACTCCGTCACGGGCATTCCCCTGCGATCGACGGACGGCGCGGTCCCCACCAGCACCCCGTACATCACGTGGCTGCCCACCGGCGGTCCGAACGGCACGCTCGTCGTCGGCGCCTACAGCACCAGCGACCTGTTCCTCAACACGCAGAACGGCGCCGCGAACACCTGGACGCGCATCCGCTCCAACGTCGCCAACGGATACAGCCGCGGCATGGTGCCCCTGTCCGACGGCCACAGCCTGCTCGTGCTCAGCGGCGGCAACGGAGGCGGCAACCTCTCCAACCCCGTCACCTACAGCACCATCGACCTGGGCGGCGGCATCTCGGACGGTGCCACCTACACCATGTCGAACGCGGGCTCCAGCCTCATGCTGAGCATCGCGGGCGGCTCCACCACCAACGGCACGAACGCCACCCAGCAGAACGCCGACAACGCCACCGACCAGCAGTGGCGCTTCGTGCAGCAGAGTTCGGGCTACTTCAAGATCTTCAACGTCGCCAGCGGCAAGGTCCTGGGCGTGGAGAACCAGTCCACGGCCAACGGCGCCAAGATCCTCCAGTGGGACGACAACGGCACCCTGGACCACGAGTGGGCCGTCGCCCCGCACCAGGCCGGCGGGTACACCATCACCAACCGGGTGACCGGCAAGCACCTGGAGATCCCGAGTGCCTCCACCGCGGTCGGCACCGCCGCCGTCCAGTGGAGCGGCACCAGCTGCGCCTGCCAGCGCTGGAACCTCACCCAGACCGCCCTGCCGCCGCTGGGCACCGGGCAGTACGTCCTCGTCAACAAGAACAGCGGGAGGTACCTGGACATCCCGCAGGGTTCGACCGCCACCGACACGGCGGCCCAGCAGTGGCAGAACTCGGCCTGTCTCTGCCAGCTGTTCACCTTCCAGTCCGCCGGCGGCGGAGCCTGGACCATCAGGAACGCCAACAGCAACCTGAACCTGGACATCCGTAACGGCTCCACCACCGCCGGAGCCGCCGTCGTCCAGAACACGCCGTCCGCCGCCAACTCGCAGAAGTGGACCCTCACCGACGCGGGCAACGGCTACTACGCACTCAAGAACGTGGGCAGTGGCTTCAACGCCGCCGTCGCCCAGTCCTCCACCAGCAACGGCGCGGCAGTCGTGCAGTGGAACGCCCTGGACCTCGACGACCAGCTCTGGAAGATCGTCCGCATCAACTGA
- a CDS encoding beta-galactosidase, translating to MSTARRLRTPGIAYGGDYNPEQWPEEVWAEDMRLMREAGVTMVSVGIFSWALLEPSEGVYDFARMDKILDLLQANGIAADLATPTAAPPAWFFVEHPEALPVDKDGRRLTYGSRQTFCPSSPAYRRAALRITEALAERYATHPAVAMWHVHNEYGCHNDACYCDTSAAAFRAWLRARYDNDLDTLNHAWGTTFWSQWYYSWDQILPPRTTPAPPNPTQRLDWRRFCSDELLSLCTAEREVLRRAAPDTPATTNFLVLRTIDALDYWRWAPELDVLSNDHYLLSDDREPEVDIALHGDLMRSLAGGPWFLMEHSTGAVNWQPVNRAKLPGEMRRNALAHVAHGADGIAFFQWRAARAGAEQWHSAMLPHAGTDSQIWRDVVQLGADLRTLAEVRDSTSTAQVAIVWDWNARWALELPSQPSGELRYQDLVRDWYTPLWRAGVAVDFVHPDDPGLDRYKLVLAPSLYLVTEAAAANLTRFTERGGTLAVGFHSGMVDENCHVYPGGYPGAFRDVLGVVTDELFPLLPGETTGLTGDVPPAATADLWSERVRLAGAQAVVSHADGPLAGHPAVTRHRHGDGTAWYLATRPDQGTLAALLDRIRQDAGVTPEQDAPAGVEVVRRRGAEADYLFLIDHTGKGAEVLSEGVELLSGSPVSGAVRVPPGGVAVIREPR from the coding sequence GTGAGTACCGCACGCCGTCTTCGCACACCTGGAATCGCCTACGGAGGTGACTACAACCCCGAACAGTGGCCCGAGGAGGTCTGGGCCGAGGACATGCGCCTGATGCGCGAGGCCGGGGTGACCATGGTCAGCGTCGGCATCTTCTCCTGGGCGCTGCTCGAACCGTCCGAGGGCGTCTACGACTTCGCCCGCATGGACAAGATCCTCGACCTGCTCCAGGCCAACGGTATCGCCGCCGACCTGGCCACCCCCACGGCGGCCCCGCCGGCCTGGTTCTTCGTCGAGCACCCGGAAGCCCTGCCGGTCGACAAGGACGGCCGCCGACTGACGTACGGCAGCCGCCAGACCTTCTGCCCGTCCAGCCCCGCCTACCGCCGAGCGGCGCTGCGGATCACCGAAGCCCTCGCCGAGCGCTACGCCACCCACCCGGCCGTCGCCATGTGGCACGTCCACAACGAGTACGGCTGCCACAACGACGCCTGCTACTGCGACACCAGCGCCGCCGCCTTCCGCGCCTGGCTGCGCGCCCGATACGACAATGATCTGGACACCCTCAACCACGCCTGGGGCACCACCTTCTGGAGCCAGTGGTACTACTCGTGGGACCAGATCCTGCCGCCCCGCACCACCCCGGCTCCCCCGAACCCCACCCAGCGGCTCGACTGGCGCCGTTTCTGCTCCGACGAACTGCTCTCCCTGTGCACCGCCGAACGCGAGGTACTGCGGCGGGCCGCTCCGGACACCCCCGCGACCACCAACTTCCTGGTCCTGCGCACCATCGACGCTCTCGACTACTGGCGCTGGGCACCCGAACTGGACGTCCTCTCCAACGACCACTACCTACTGTCCGACGACCGGGAGCCCGAGGTCGACATCGCCCTCCACGGCGACCTGATGCGTTCGCTCGCGGGCGGCCCGTGGTTCCTCATGGAGCACTCGACCGGAGCCGTCAACTGGCAGCCCGTCAACCGTGCCAAGCTCCCCGGGGAAATGCGCCGCAACGCGCTCGCGCACGTGGCCCACGGCGCCGACGGCATCGCGTTCTTCCAGTGGCGGGCGGCCAGGGCGGGCGCCGAGCAGTGGCACTCGGCGATGCTCCCGCACGCCGGCACCGACAGCCAGATCTGGCGTGACGTCGTCCAACTCGGCGCCGACCTGCGGACGTTGGCCGAGGTGCGGGACTCCACCAGCACGGCACAGGTGGCGATCGTGTGGGACTGGAACGCCCGCTGGGCACTGGAACTCCCCTCCCAGCCGAGCGGCGAACTGCGCTACCAGGACCTGGTACGGGACTGGTACACCCCCCTGTGGCGGGCCGGGGTCGCCGTCGACTTCGTACACCCCGACGATCCCGGACTCGACCGCTACAAACTCGTCCTGGCACCCTCGCTGTACCTGGTCACGGAAGCGGCCGCGGCGAACCTCACCCGGTTCACCGAACGCGGGGGCACTCTTGCCGTCGGCTTCCACAGTGGCATGGTCGACGAGAACTGCCATGTGTACCCGGGCGGTTACCCCGGCGCCTTCCGCGATGTCCTCGGCGTGGTCACCGACGAGCTCTTCCCCCTGCTGCCGGGCGAGACGACCGGCCTGACCGGCGACGTGCCTCCGGCCGCCACCGCCGACCTGTGGTCGGAACGCGTCCGGCTCGCCGGCGCACAGGCCGTCGTCTCCCACGCCGACGGCCCACTGGCCGGCCACCCCGCCGTCACCCGCCACCGGCACGGCGACGGCACCGCCTGGTATCTGGCCACCCGCCCCGACCAGGGCACGCTCGCCGCCCTGCTCGACCGCATCCGTCAGGACGCCGGCGTCACACCGGAGCAGGACGCACCCGCAGGGGTCGAGGTCGTCCGGCGCCGGGGCGCGGAGGCCGACTATCTGTTCCTCATCGACCACACCGGAAAGGGTGCCGAAGTGCTCAGCGAAGGCGTCGAACTCCTCAGCGGCTCGCCGGTCTCCGGCGCTGTCAGGGTTCCACCGGGAGGCGTCGCCGTCATCCGCGAGCCACGCTGA
- a CDS encoding carbohydrate ABC transporter permease — protein sequence MSSTVMTKVRTPVRPARILLHVFLAGAAPAWLAPLLWALYSAMRSYAETSEKGYVSWPDKLSFDNFTNAFTQSDMGHYFVNTVIIAVPAVLVTLFLSSMVAFYVSRFDFRLNLALLLVFTAGNLLPQQVVITPLYRLYLLIDLPGITMSGKLYDSALGLVLIHVAFQSGFCAFVLSNYMRSLPHELTEAALVDGASVWRQYWQIVLPLCRPAMAALATLLSIWIYNDFFWALVLISTGENMPITSALNNLTGAYFTDPNLVAAGALLTAIPTLIVYFVLQRQFVSGLTLGANKG from the coding sequence ATGAGCTCCACCGTCATGACCAAGGTCCGTACGCCCGTCCGGCCCGCCCGGATCCTGCTGCACGTCTTCCTCGCGGGCGCCGCGCCGGCGTGGCTCGCGCCGCTGCTCTGGGCGCTGTACTCGGCCATGCGGTCGTACGCGGAGACCAGCGAGAAGGGCTATGTGTCCTGGCCCGACAAGCTGAGCTTCGACAACTTCACGAATGCCTTCACGCAGTCGGACATGGGGCACTACTTCGTCAACACGGTGATCATCGCCGTGCCGGCGGTGCTGGTGACGCTGTTCCTGTCGTCGATGGTCGCCTTCTACGTCAGCCGCTTCGACTTCCGCCTCAACCTCGCCCTGCTGCTGGTCTTCACCGCCGGCAACCTGCTCCCGCAGCAGGTCGTCATCACCCCGCTGTACCGCCTGTACCTGCTCATCGACCTGCCCGGCATCACGATGAGCGGCAAGCTCTACGACTCCGCGCTCGGCCTGGTGTTGATCCACGTGGCCTTCCAGTCCGGCTTCTGCGCCTTCGTGCTCAGCAACTACATGCGCTCGCTCCCGCACGAACTGACCGAGGCCGCGCTCGTCGACGGCGCCTCGGTGTGGCGGCAGTACTGGCAGATCGTGCTCCCGCTGTGCCGCCCGGCCATGGCGGCCCTGGCCACTCTGCTCTCCATCTGGATCTACAACGACTTCTTCTGGGCCCTGGTCCTGATCTCCACCGGAGAGAACATGCCGATCACCTCGGCCCTGAACAACCTCACCGGGGCGTACTTCACCGACCCGAACCTGGTCGCGGCAGGCGCCCTGCTCACCGCGATCCCGACGCTGATCGTCTACTTCGTGCTGCAGCGGCAGTTCGTCAGCGGCCTCACGCTGGGCGCCAACAAGGGCTGA
- a CDS encoding RICIN domain-containing protein, protein MSFVQPGARPGAPSRPPLASFLFLLLALVMAAATLVLPAAGRVDALSRPAQTLYTPPPDAPAPGSLYPRALRLQHNGSANGTILATFEQWTNSKPVFPIYRSTDNGTSWTKISEVADTQNGWGMRWEPELFELPRAMGGFPAGTILAAGDSVPADRAATKIDLYASTDRGQTWTFVSNIATGGRAISSNGYTPVWEPYFLVSGDKLIVYYSDQRDTAHGQEIVHQVSTDLRTWGPVVDDVSMPTYADRPGMPVVTRLPNGNYVMVHEYCNAPEGRCSVYYKISSDPEAFGSVTGRVLRATDGTIPSGAPFVTWLPTGGPNGTLAVSGDTEEDLFLNTQNGDPSAWTRIRANVPRGYSRGLLPLTDGHSLMVFTGGRNGVSTLNPIQYSTIDLGGGISDGATYTASNAGSDLNLTIAGGSTTNGTPATQQTPTTSTNQQWRFARQPSGYFKIFNVAGGKVLGVQNQSTANGATILQWDDNGTLDHEWAVAPHPAGGYTVTNRVTGKLLEVPGASTTTGTTVAQWSSTDCACQRWNLTQTALPPLGTGQYVLVNKNSGRYLDIPAGSTATNTAAQQWRNSACACQLFTFQSAGGGAWSIKNVTSNLNLDIRSSSSTAGAAVVQNTPSGADSQKWTLIDAGNGYYRLRNVNSTLVAGVAQSSTADGAAIVQWSSLSLDDQLWKIVRIN, encoded by the coding sequence ATGTCCTTCGTACAGCCAGGTGCCAGACCCGGCGCCCCGTCACGTCCCCCGCTCGCCTCTTTCCTGTTCCTCCTGCTCGCCCTTGTCATGGCTGCGGCGACACTGGTCCTGCCCGCCGCGGGCAGAGTGGACGCCCTCTCCCGCCCCGCCCAGACCCTGTACACCCCGCCGCCGGACGCGCCCGCCCCCGGCTCGCTGTACCCGCGAGCCCTGCGTCTGCAGCACAACGGCTCGGCCAACGGAACCATCCTCGCCACCTTCGAGCAGTGGACCAACAGCAAGCCGGTCTTCCCCATCTATCGCAGCACCGACAACGGCACCTCCTGGACGAAGATCTCCGAGGTCGCCGACACCCAGAACGGCTGGGGCATGCGCTGGGAGCCCGAGTTGTTCGAACTGCCCAGGGCCATGGGCGGCTTCCCCGCCGGGACCATCCTGGCCGCGGGTGACTCCGTCCCCGCCGACCGCGCGGCCACCAAGATCGACCTGTACGCCAGCACCGACCGAGGGCAGACCTGGACCTTCGTCAGCAACATCGCCACCGGCGGACGGGCGATATCCAGCAACGGCTACACCCCTGTCTGGGAGCCCTACTTCCTGGTGTCCGGTGACAAACTCATCGTCTACTACTCCGACCAGCGCGACACCGCCCACGGCCAGGAGATCGTCCACCAGGTCTCCACGGACCTGCGCACCTGGGGCCCGGTCGTCGACGACGTGTCGATGCCCACCTACGCGGACCGGCCGGGCATGCCGGTGGTCACCCGGCTGCCCAACGGCAACTACGTGATGGTCCACGAGTACTGCAACGCCCCCGAGGGCAGGTGCTCCGTCTACTACAAGATCTCCTCGGACCCCGAGGCGTTCGGCTCCGTCACCGGCCGGGTGCTGCGGGCGACCGACGGCACCATCCCCAGCGGGGCACCCTTCGTCACCTGGCTGCCCACCGGCGGCCCGAACGGCACGCTCGCCGTCAGCGGCGACACCGAGGAAGACCTGTTCCTCAACACCCAGAACGGTGACCCGAGCGCCTGGACCCGTATCCGCGCCAACGTCCCCCGCGGCTACAGCCGGGGCCTGCTCCCCCTGACCGACGGACACAGCCTGATGGTGTTCACCGGAGGCCGCAACGGCGTGAGCACCCTCAACCCCATCCAGTACAGCACGATCGATCTGGGCGGCGGGATCTCCGACGGCGCCACCTACACCGCCTCCAACGCGGGCAGCGACCTGAACCTCACGATCGCGGGCGGCTCCACCACCAACGGCACCCCCGCCACCCAGCAGACCCCGACCACCTCCACCAACCAGCAGTGGCGCTTCGCCCGGCAGCCCTCCGGCTACTTCAAGATCTTCAACGTCGCCGGCGGCAAGGTCCTCGGCGTCCAGAACCAGTCCACCGCCAACGGCGCCACCATCCTTCAGTGGGACGACAACGGCACCCTCGACCACGAATGGGCCGTCGCCCCCCACCCCGCCGGCGGCTACACCGTCACCAACCGCGTGACCGGCAAACTGCTCGAAGTACCGGGCGCCTCCACCACCACCGGCACCACCGTCGCCCAGTGGAGCAGCACCGACTGCGCCTGCCAGCGCTGGAACCTCACCCAGACCGCCCTGCCGCCGCTGGGCACCGGGCAGTACGTCCTCGTCAACAAGAACAGCGGAAGGTACCTCGACATCCCGGCCGGCTCCACCGCCACCAACACCGCCGCCCAGCAGTGGCGCAACTCCGCCTGTGCCTGCCAGCTGTTCACCTTCCAGTCCGCCGGCGGCGGCGCCTGGAGCATCAAGAACGTCACCAGCAACCTCAACCTCGACATCCGCAGCTCCTCCAGCACCGCCGGAGCGGCCGTCGTCCAGAACACGCCCTCCGGCGCCGACTCCCAGAAGTGGACCCTCATCGACGCCGGCAACGGCTACTACCGACTCCGGAACGTGAACAGCACCCTCGTCGCGGGCGTCGCCCAGTCCTCCACCGCCGACGGCGCAGCCATCGTCCAGTGGAGCAGCCTCAGCCTCGACGACCAGCTCTGGAAGATCGTCCGCATCAACTGA